In a genomic window of Spirosoma agri:
- the msrA gene encoding peptide-methionine (S)-S-oxide reductase MsrA yields the protein MYWKNTLIILSLLVSGNLLFVACNQTPTTAAAEATNPVDTRLATLPVLRPGEAVATFGGGCFWATEEEMKLLKGVRQVVSGYAGGDLDYPTYEQVGTDQTGHAESVQVYYDPTVISYDVLVDAFFAGHDATELNRQGPDRGKHYRSVAFYRTPTEKARIEAAIRRESVHHKAPIVTQVVPFTAFYPAERYHQGYYRQHPYSLYIHLVSEPKVDKFRERMDGRLNEQ from the coding sequence ATGTACTGGAAAAACACATTGATAATACTGAGTTTGCTGGTAAGCGGCAATCTGCTCTTTGTCGCCTGCAACCAAACTCCAACTACCGCAGCGGCTGAAGCGACCAACCCGGTTGACACGCGGCTAGCAACCCTCCCTGTCCTGCGCCCCGGTGAAGCGGTAGCGACTTTTGGGGGCGGCTGTTTCTGGGCTACCGAAGAAGAGATGAAGTTGTTAAAGGGCGTTCGGCAGGTCGTTTCAGGTTATGCCGGTGGTGATCTTGACTACCCGACCTATGAGCAGGTGGGCACCGACCAGACCGGCCACGCGGAATCGGTGCAGGTTTATTACGACCCAACCGTCATTTCGTACGATGTATTGGTCGATGCTTTTTTTGCGGGCCACGACGCCACCGAGTTAAACAGGCAGGGACCGGATCGGGGAAAGCACTATCGCTCGGTTGCCTTTTACCGAACGCCAACGGAAAAGGCCCGGATCGAGGCCGCCATCCGGCGCGAATCGGTCCATCATAAAGCTCCGATAGTCACGCAGGTAGTGCCGTTCACCGCCTTTTATCCGGCGGAGAGGTATCATCAGGGCTATTATCGCCAGCATCCCTACAGTCTCTACATTCATCTTGTCTCGGAACCAAAGGTTGACAAGTTCCGGGAACGAATGGACGGCCGGCTAAACGAACAGTAA